One Natrinema halophilum genomic window carries:
- a CDS encoding transcriptional regulator, producing MREADETTRQRLADSLRNEPATPSELAVRLDLTPHAVIRHVEHVSRSVDGSDEQLLVAPPTCRDCGFDDYDDLLNLPSRCPDCKSESIDEPTFTIE from the coding sequence ATGCGAGAGGCCGACGAAACGACGCGACAACGGCTCGCCGATTCCCTTCGCAACGAGCCGGCGACGCCGAGCGAACTGGCCGTCCGACTCGATCTGACTCCTCATGCCGTGATCCGCCACGTCGAGCACGTCTCCCGCTCCGTCGACGGATCGGACGAACAGCTACTCGTCGCGCCACCGACGTGTCGGGACTGCGGCTTCGACGACTACGACGACCTCCTGAACCTTCCCTCGCGGTGCCCCGACTGCAAAAGCGAATCCATCGACGAGCCGACCTTTACGATCGAGTGA